GTTTAACAAAAGCAACCCCCTTTAACTAGTCTAAGTCCAGACCCAATCTGTGAGAGACTCAAGTGAACTTGTAGAAGATAATCAAACCAGGCTTGTTAGTGCTTGTGTTCCTTGCCGCGCGTGGAGTCTCATTCAGGACTGGGTGGCCTGGCAAGGAATTgtgcatttaataaatgaattgacAGGTGAAGCAGAGAGCTTCTGAGAGGGAAGGCCAAGGCACAAATAGCTTGCATAATTTTGACCTAAATAACCTTGAAGGAACCCTGTTACAGTGCTGAATTATCTTAGAAACAATTCTATGGTGTGAACATTCTAAGTGGAAATCCAATTTGAAATGATCAGATCTTTTGGCAGGCAGTTTAGTCGACTGTGTCAGTGTTAATCTTTATTTGCttctatttgaaaatgtttaaaacagaTCTTAAAAGGGAAACactaaaaatgaagtttttaaatcTTACAAGGTGTTCATAAGGCGCAGGGGAAGGCAATAATGGGAACTAATGTTTATTGCATatcttctgtgtgccaggcacaaaTCTCCTGTGCCACCCACTGTAGCCCTATGAGGCAATGGTATCTCTTTTTTCTACGTGGGGAACagggaattttaaataattagccCAAGATAATATGGCTAGTAAATGGGAGAGCTGGCATTAAACCAAATCTAACTACACCAAACTGCTTGCTGTGTTCCCTGTTTCTTCTACTTTTGACTATAATAAAAGATTATTAAAGGAAGTCAGGGATATTTGGAGACACATCACAAACTTTTTTGAGGTTGACGTTGAGAAGGCAgctatgttttcccataaaatGTTCCCTGGTAGAGATAGAGAATATTGGAAAGGGTATAGTATATGGCATTTCTCAAATCATATGTGCCTTTCAGATTTATGAACTTTGTCCAGTTCAAAGACTGTTTCTTGCAGCCATGTGTTGCAAAGTGTTAGGCAATAATTCTTTATAAGAATTAAATCCTTTTAAGAATTTATGGTATTGTAGATATAAGATGTAGAACAGAATATTCACTATCCCAGAGCATcttcttttttgaagattttattatttttagagggagagaaacgtcgatgtgtgagagaaatatcaatcagttgcctctcatactcacCCCGATcggagaccaaacctgcaacccaggcgtgtgccctgaccaagaatcaaacctgtgaccttttgcaaactgagccacactagtcagggcaccCCAGAGCTTCTTGAAAAAGTAGTACATACTCCCTTGTGCCACCTGCTCCCCTCCATTAAAACCTGCATTTCAGCTTCCATTCTTACCACATACATACCTGCAGTTGCCAAAAGTGATTTATCAACATTTGGAAAATTTTGGCCCATCTCTTAGTGAACTTTTCTTTCTAAGAAATGTGCTTCTCCTTTGACTTCCACAACATAATGCCACTTTGACCagaatctctctttctctaaccATTCCTTCTTAGTTTCCCATTCCAGTTCTTCCTATTATAACCACCTTTTAGCTGTTTTGTTGtttgcactctctctctctttaaagattttatttatttttttagagagaggagaagggagggagaatgaaggaaagaaacatccatcagttgcttcttgcactcCCCctaaccggggactgaacctgcaatccaggcatgtgccctgaccaagaattgaactggggacctttcACTATGAGGGATGAGGCCCAACcgaccgagccacactggtcagggctaaaccTAACTCTTAATACACCCTAAGAATTTCATCCATTCCCACACCATCTCTATTTCCAGCTTAGCCTTGTACCCTGACTGTCAGACATATATTTCTAActacttccctttcttcctctgtaaaatgggttatGATACCTTTTAGGGGTATTGTGAAAATTAAGAGataaatataaatcatttaaCATATTGTTTAAAAACACTCCAGACTTTTCAACAAGTACTAAAATTGATATCTTTCTctccaatatttttctcctttgttctttatctcaatgAAGACTTTTTCCAGTTATTAATCAAGCCAAAACTTGGAATCATTCCAGATCTTTCTTTCCTGCATCCTCTAAATCCAAACATTTTATGGTGACAAATACAAGTCTTACATCTGTTTTTCTGTTCATTCCCAATACCACTGTAAGTTCAATCctgttttctctctcatctttttATTCCAGCCACTTATTTTTCCTGCCTCGGGTGCCCTTCTCCAAGTCACCCTCTGTAAGAGCTGACAGGATTGAATTGCAAATCTGAGTGTCACTCTCCTACTTAAATCCTTTAGTCGATTCTAGTTATCAGAATTTATTAGTTTGGTATTTAAATAAGGATCACTGTGATCTGGCCCCTGCTGGCCTTTCTAGCCTCACTTCCCCCTCTTGGGACTATAAACCCTTTACATCAAACTCTTATAATATGTTGTTTTAGGCCTTCATACTATAGCTGTTCCTCCATCTGCACTGTCTCTTCTTGAGTACAAGAaccatactttttattttttaaaagaactttttattacaaaagcccatcataggaaaataagaaaatataaagaaaaataaaggcaaaatgcTCATAATCCTACCATACAAGATAATTACTGTTTATATGTAGATGTATATACATCCTTCTAAAAcctttgttatatatatttgCTTCTATAATAATGTGGGTTCTaacttcatttgtaaaaatgtttaatgtacaaaataaatgttttcgtGTGTACCCATGGTGTAACCAAACAATTTCAAATTTTTCACTGTCGTAAGTAATACGGTAACACGTGTCCTTGAAGCTGAATTTTTATGCATATTTACAATTCTTCAGGAGTCGTGTTTCCTCTTGGACTAGTGTCTGACATGATATGCTCAGTGAAGGTATATTTTGATCAGGTATGGTAGGAACGTCTTATGAAAAGCAGTGAAAGCCAGAGTTTCTCTGTTCTGCAGGAATTGCTTAGCCTTTGATGGCTACCGAGTCCTTACGTAACGGAagttgtgttttagaaagatggTCATGGTTTTTAGGAAGTAGGGAGTAGGGAGAGCTGAGACAGGGGAGACCCTTTAGGGAGATACTGGGGTTCTTCAGCAGGTGATGGTAACTTAGATTATCATGGTGGCTTTGGGAATCAAAGAAGGAAACACCAGGATTTGGTGGCTGATTagatttcaaagagaaaagaaagtgagaaatTAGGTATCTTGCTTTTTTATTCAACAAGACTGTGAAAGTGGGGTTGATACTaacacaaaaatagagaaaatcaggGACTTGTTGATTTTAAGAACATTTTGGGGGAGGGATCAGCAGACTACAGTCTGAGAGATGGACTGTTTTTGTACAGCCTGTGAATGAAGAGtggtttttcccattttaaagggttttttgaaagctttattttgtattagtttcaagtgtacagcgtAGTGGTCAGACAGTGATACTTCACAAAATGGTCCCCCTGATacttcaagtacccacctggcaccgtgcgTAGTTAGTACAGTATCCTTGActgtattccccatgctgtactttacatccctgggactgttttgtgactactgatttgtacttcttaatcccttcactcttcacccagtccccaacccagcccctcccctgtgacaaccatcagtctgttctctgtatctatgagtctttttctgttttgttcatttattttgctttttggagtccacatataagcgaaattatgtggtatttgtctttgtgtgatttatttcacttagcataatgacctctaagtccattcatgttgttgcaaatggtaagatttcattcttctttatggccAGTAATACTATATCGTATACATTtaccacagctttcttttttttaatcctcacccgaagacatgcttactgattttagagagaggggaaggtaaggagagagaaagggagagaagcatgagtgtgagagagaaacattgactgcatcctgtatgtgccctggggAGCTCTTGTAGGCTCCCAAActgggggaccaaacccgcaacccgggcatgcagcctgactgggaatcaaacccacagttCTTCCATTCATGATGACCTCCAACCAagagagccacaccagccagggcagctttttTATCTGTtcgtctgttgatgggcacttgggttgcttccatatctttgctattattaataacactgcaataaacagctctggctggtgtggctcagtggattgagcaccagcctgcgaaccaaagggttgctggtttgattcctggtccgggcacaagcctgggttgtgggctgggtcccccgttgggggcgtgcaagaggcaactgatggatgtttctcccacacatggatgtttctctccctttctccctcccttcccctcttgctaaaaaaccacaaatattttcaaaaaattaacacTGCAGTAAACATACAgatgcatgtattctttcaaattagtgttttgggtgtcTTCAggtatgtacccagaagtggaattgtgggtcataaggcagttcaatttttattgaagtttttgaggaacctccatactactttctatagtggctgcaccaatctgcaatcccgccaacagtgcatgatggctctcttttctccacaacctcaccagtagtcgtttgttgttttattgatgatagccattctgataggtgtgttcaagggggttgttttttgttgttgtttttaagactaATATGCAACAGAGACTCTATGTGGCCCAcaatgcctaaaatatttactgtctgacTCTATACAGAAAAAGTGTAGGACATCAAAATGGACATGTCTGTTAGACAACTGGCGATATGGAGCTGGTGGTTAGATTACAGCAGAGGACTAGAAATACAGCCTAAATAGGTTTAATAGTTGAAATCTAACTACGTTTAAAACTCTGGCTCAAatattctcccccaccccttctttttCATAGAGTCTTATTTATTTGCAAGATGATTGCAACATCCTTCATGTATTCATATCATTTGGGATGTAACTCCATCATGCACACTAGGAACAATTTTGTTAGCCAAAAATAGACTACTGTAAGTAAACAGTATAAAATCATAGCCATTGGTTTACATTTAGGAAGTGGCCTGGGAAGTGGTTCATGGCAGGGATTCTAGAGGCAACACTGGAATTAATCCGTAGCTCCATGTTACTTGGTAGTTGTATTATGTggtgtctctgtgcctcattttcttatctgtgaaatgggggtatTAATAATACTGCTTTTGCTCAAACGttgttaaaaagataaaattgcttTTTGTAAAGCCATAACAGTGCCAGTGACTTGGTGTCTGAAACATTTGCTTTTATCGTAATGATGTTCACACATGAACACAGAGTTGATCTAAGCATGATTGGCTTTTctagtaagagaaaagcaggagagagtcatagatatatttttaattgtttccaaATTTGATTGGTGTATGTAGAGTAACAATCCATTTAagcattttgtgttgtttttttttttaactcatttttaagGTGCAATGAAAGTCTTCTACGCTTTCTGTGTTGTCCTTTTGGTGTTTGAGAGTGTCTCTGAAGCCAAGTTTGATGATTTCGAGGATGAGGAAGACATAGTAGAGTATGATGATAATGACTTCGCTGAATTTGAGGATGTCACGGAAGATTCTGTCACTGAATCTCCTCAGCGGGTGATTACCACTGAAGATGATGAAGACGAGACCACTGTGGAGTTGGAAGGGCAGGACGAAAACCAAGAAGGAGATTTTGAAGATGCAGATACCCAGGTgaagttcttttttattgatttcttagaAAATTGGAAGGATGAGAAAATCTGTAACTAGCATTTTTCCCAGACATTTAAAGTAAGACCCAGGTTTCAGGAGACCTTTACTCCCtggtatctttatttttgtttagtagGTGGAGCGCTTCTGAATGTTTTGTGGTATGTTCCCACCTTTCACATTGATGGAAGAATGAATTGTACTTTTCTCCTCTGTGGAAAGCCTTGCTTGGAGAAGGGCTAGCAAATAGATTCTGTGTGTGGGTGAGAATTATATCACTTAGAATTCAGGGTTCAAAAGCATAGTCTTCATCCTTTGTTAAAAACATGTAATATTTCTGTGTGCTTGCTCCTTACATGTTCTGTTTTCCTCTACAACTGTTGCCTACAAAAATGAGATACACTTACTGGTGACATTAGGGAAAAACAGATTGTGCCTCATTTTTGTAGGAGGGAGATACCGAGGGTGAGCCATATGATGATGAAGAATTTGAAGGTTATGAAGACAAACCAGATACTTCTTCTAGCAAAAATAAAGACCCAATAACAATTGTTGATGTAGGTATACGGGATTCTGAATTCCATACTAACCAACCAAATATCTTGCTGTTATTAATCCCAGAAATATAATTAGTAACATTTCTGGTGTTGATGTAATAGTGGGAGCGGTGAAAGAGTTTGACATCAATTCTTCTGATAAAACTTCATGCCTAGATAAGAAACCCTTGTATTTTTGTTCTAGCTCTCATAGTTTTTGTCAGGGAATGATGAGAAGAGGATGACGTTGGATTTATTTTGGGGTGGGGCTCAGaatcaagcttaatgcaaagggCTTTCCATCTTTATTATCCCATTTGACTGTCCTCACATTTCCTGTTACAAAGCCAACCTGGAAAATCAAAATAGGCGTGTTTTTCAAAGTATAACCATATTTAGTGACAGTTATCTAAAGCATCCACTTCTCTTTGTGGGTTTTCTCATTGTCTTTCATCTTGTGAGTTAGACTCCATCCTTCAGCCTCAGCcaacattaaatgagataattgtttttctttaggtTCCTGCACACCTCCAGAACAGTTGGGAGAGTTATTATCTAGAAATTTTGATGGTGACTGGTCTGCTCGCCTACATCATGAATTATATCATTGGGAAGAATAAAAACAGTCGCCTTGCTCAGGCCTGGTTTAACACTCATAGAGAGCTTCTGGAGAGCAACTTTACCTTAGTAGGTAAGTTAAGCTAATAGTGGTCATGCTCTGGGCTGGAAAACTGGTAACAACTGTTTTCTTGGGCTTTAAGAAGatgcttttttattctcttttaaggATCCTATTTTTTGTTAGGTTTGATATGCTGAATAAATGATATGtatgaaataattttctcatCCGTCATTAATCAGCAATTGCTAAACAGCTTCTGATTAGAATGAGATCATCAGTGTTATCAAAACAAGCTGACAAAAGTCTGACTGAAGGCAGGGggttttgacattttaaatggaTTGATAAAAGCTTTTAGTCATCTTTTAGAAATTAGAAATCCCTCAAAATTCCTTCAGGGTCTGGACACTTGAGTTTTGGATCCGCCAAAGAGGTACACTGAAGTACCTTAGGAGCCCCTGTAGTTACGTAGTGTAAGGAGTAAGGTGAACTTGCCCACTCAACCTCTGTTTGGCGTTTAacactttgtttctctttaataGTGAGCAAGTATCCATCTGCTTTCCTTTTTAGCAGACCATTCATATATTGTGCTAGGTACTTTGCTATAGTATTTCTTTAattggatagtttctattttcctaAGGAGGGGACTGAAATTCAGAAATGGTAGAACTTACGCTATTCTATTGCAACCAGCATATTAAACGTAGTCTACATGCTTTCAAACTCCACGCTCTCTGCTGTACCGTGTTATTTCAGTGTACTTTCCACCTGGATGTTGGGAAAATAATAAGCAGCCTTTAATGCCTTCCACTTCCCCTTGTGTGTTTTCCTTTGATGTATCAGTTTGTTTTACCTTGTGAAGTTGAACAGTTTCTTTTGTACACTTAATTAAATGAAGAGAGGAAATAATTggaatttgaacttttttttcagGTCTAAATACAGCTGTTACTGCCACTGTTATCATTTTGCTGTTGGAAAAGCAGACTTGGTTAAAGTTAACTCATAGAAAGCACAATGAGGGAATGTTAGTTTGTAGTAATGGtagttgaggtttttttttaagattttatttatttttaggaagagggagagggagaaagagggagagaaatacccatgtgtggttgcctatcacgtgccccttactggggacctggcccacaacccaggcatgtgccctacaatGGGAATCCAACTcgagaccctttgattctcaaGCTGACActcaaccactaagccacaccagccagggcaattttgctccattttttatctactcttgtttttttaaagagttcatttatttctagagagagcagaagggagggagaaagagaggggaaggaacattattgtgtggttgctttttgcatgccccaactagggacctagcccgcaacccaggcatatgctctgactgggaattgaactggcgacctgttggtttgcagactggcactcaatccactgagccacaccagccagagccatttTTTATCTAAAGAAATTTATAATCCAAGCTGATTGTCAACAAGGACACAGGAGTAATGCTAGAGTCTAACTTTTTAATAGAGACAATGAAGAGTTTCAAAAGTAAAAGGAACAATGACCATCTGTTGTCATCTATGTCCAAAGGAGAGTTCTGTAAGATAGCCACGTATTGCCACCCTGATCAAGTGGGGtcagggtggaggagggtatggtGATTAGGCATAACCTTGTCAGGGAATCACATTAAGTGATTTTACCCCTAGGGGATGATGGAACGAACAAAGAAGCCACAAGCACAGGCAAGCTGAACCAGGAGAACGAGCATATCTACAACCTGTGGTGTTCTGGCCGAGTGTGCTGTGAGGGGATGCTTATCCAGCTCAGGGTAAGTAGGGAATTTCTGGTACAATATTTAtgtttaccttttgttttttccaACACTATTCCAAATCATCTGACTTTAGTGTCTTACCCTTTCATGTTTGACTTAAAATGAGGTCTAAAAATCATCTTTCTACTATTGACTGGCAAATGTCAAGTATATTTGAAGCATCTGTTTTCAGATCCCCCTCCAAGATCTCTTATTTGGAATAAGTAGAAGTTACAGCTGTTCTTGCTGtgtgtgctttttttgtttttgtttttttagttccTCAAGAGACAGGATTTACTGAATGTCCTGGCCCGGATGATGAGGCCAATGAGTGACCAAGTGGTATGTGTTCTTCCTGCTGGTTTTCTCTGTACAGACTGAATTCTTAACTTCTTACAGCTTATTCCATGCTTGCATTCTGTTTGGAATTTCTGACAACTTATGTCCTTTGCCAAAAAATGGACCTTTTCTGTTTGGATGGATCATCTTCCACTCAGTGTACAGCTGTTGTGGGGGCAGGTGCATGTTTTTAGGTCAGTCGCTAGGATAATGTCCCTTTTGCTTAATAGCAAAGTCGGCTGATAAGGGACCTTCTACCACATAACACAGCAGAGTCGTTGGGGTGACAGCCCATCATGTTCCCAAGTCCCGCTCAcatgcagaggggtgggggtctTGGGTTCCATTGTAGTAGTCTGCCTATTACAGAACCGAACAGGGgagctttgttgttttttttttaaagcaaataaaagtaaCCATGAATGATGAAGACATGGATACCTACGTGTTTGCTGTCGGTACTCGGAAAGCCTTGGTACGGCTGCAGAAAGAGATGCAGGATCTGGTATGTCGAGTTATTCCAACTCAGATACATGTGCAAACTGCCTATTTGCTACATAGACGTTCACCTTCAGAGCATAGCATAATTAACCCCTTCAAAATAGGTCAGTGCATATTCTCTTGAGAAGAAAAAGTCTGTGCATAATAAAATGTGATGTCTTACTTTCAATTACTTCTTCACGTAGAGTGAGTTTTGTAGTGACAAACCTAAGTCTGGAGCGAAGTACGGACTACCAGACTCCTTGGCCATCCTGTCAGAGATGGGAGAAGTCACAGAGGGAATGATGGATACAAAGGTAAGTGCAATAGATGACATGTGTTTGCAGACCTTGGCATTTACAGGGTGCTCTCCCTAAAAGTTACTCTGTACAAGTTCTTTATTTTATGACAATGCACTGGTTATGTATTCCTTTCCCacaaaaccattaaaatattttctttaagcaGTAGATTAACTTGTCAAAAAATTTTGACTAGTGAAATTCTCTCTAAATCAAGAACAAATTGTTCCTACGGTTCCTAATGGCTTTCAGGTTTTTTGAAAAAGGACTACAActttaatctcttttttttccaactttaatCTTAATCACCATGTGAATTAGTTCATTATTTTAGTTGAACTAGTGTAAGAGAAGAGGGATGaataatcatttttttgtttcagattTAACGTCATGCTTTCATTCTTATTTAGAACATCATTTTGACTACTCAATAAGGACAATTTAAGTATTGGTATTACTAAAGAAAAGGTATTGGTTTCATTGTAGAGAGATTTCTtatcttatttaaatttaattttttaaaagctttagcCTTAATGACATTATATAAAAGTCAGGTGGATTGAAgagtgaattttgtttttttttaagattttatttatttttagagagaggggaagggagggagaaagagcaagagacatacatcgatcggctgcctctcacacacctccagttggggacctggcctgcaaccgtcCAGTTTGCCgtctggggctcaatccactgagccccaccagcccgGGCTGAAGAGTGGAATGTCGTTATGAAAAAAGGGAAATGCATCAAAccctacttaaaaaataataattttctctatttcagaTGGTTCACTTTCTTACACACTACGCTGACAAAATTGAATCCGTTCATTTTTCAGACCAGTTCTCCGGTCCAAAAATTATGCAAGAGTACgtatgcaataaaaatattgaaaattattttcttctttagcatTCTGTGTTGAAACACCTGCAAGGTGCTTCTGCAGTTTTCCTTAACCGAATGAGTGAGGTAAGTTCCTGACTCCcaagttttcttttgctttgactACATGCATCGTGGAGGTAGCTAGAAGCCCACGAGAGGCAAACAAGCCTCCCCTGTTTGCGTGTATCACTGCGCCTGTGCACCTCACGCTCAGTGACTGGAAGAGAATCTTACAAAATGGCAATAGTGAGAAAATGCAATTGCTAATCTCTTCGTCCTTTGTAGTCTAGggggggttttttctttttaatttatgataCCCATCTGTGATGTTTGATTTGTGTTTGATAGCAAATCTGGCCTTTTCGGACTTCCTTCTTTGTATAGTAGGTGATTATAGTTTTTCCTAGTATATTATCGAGACACCCTCAACACCTATTGACTTTTTGgctttatattaatatttttcaaatgtacatatTCAGGGCTTAAATTTGTTGTTTGACTTCATACCCCGTTTCAGGAGAGCTTACTTATTTAAGTTTACCCTTAGTGTAGAAATGTTCTGACCTAAATTTTTGGTTAAGGACTACTCTCTCATAGGATGTGGAATTGAGTACAATTAAAAGCCATTCTGGATTCTCATTGTGTGTCTGAATTACACGGGTCCTTTTGCCTCTAGATGTTGCCTCATCCTTGCCATCCTCATCTCAGTGTCAACACTGTGGGCAAAGCACCACATTATAGTAACTATGGAgcctttggggtgggggagagtgagtTGATAATCAGAGATTACAAGGGAATCTTTGGTGAGTTGGAACTAAATTATATATGCTATAGTAGGTTATTTCTAAGTTTATGCTGAGCCTGGCTCAAAAATAAGATACTTCATTATAGGAAAGAACGTGGAATAAGAgttggaaataaaacataaaaacccaccaaaataaaccaaaacattgtttaaaatacGGGTCTCATACTTAAATATAGGCTTACTGTTCTCCAGGTGAGATGGAATATCTCTTGCCTGGAGGGTACATCGTTGGCAGTGTTCAAGTTTAAGATAAAGATCACTTGGGAATGCATTCATTAGAGAGACAAGCAGATCAGATGTCCTTCAGGTTCTGAGATTATATTTGACTTGGGGATGCCAAGCTAAATATTATGGTGATTATTTGTAGGTACCTGTTCATCTAAGTGAACTGGGTGACTTGTGTGCATAGAGAAtatcttttctgtgttcttttttaataGCCTTTTCTTTTATGATAGGGAGGGTCAGCCTTTAAAGCTACCTGAAACTAAGAGGACGCTACTGTTTACATTTAATGGTAGGTATTCGTGTCCTGTCTGTGTTCTTTGTTTTCTGAGATGACCTTAAGGAGGATATTGTTCC
This window of the Desmodus rotundus isolate HL8 chromosome 9, HLdesRot8A.1, whole genome shotgun sequence genome carries:
- the CCDC47 gene encoding PAT complex subunit CCDC47 — protein: MKVFYAFCVVLLVFESVSEAKFDDFEDEEDIVEYDDNDFAEFEDVTEDSVTESPQRVITTEDDEDETTVELEGQDENQEGDFEDADTQEGDTEGEPYDDEEFEGYEDKPDTSSSKNKDPITIVDVPAHLQNSWESYYLEILMVTGLLAYIMNYIIGKNKNSRLAQAWFNTHRELLESNFTLVGDDGTNKEATSTGKLNQENEHIYNLWCSGRVCCEGMLIQLRFLKRQDLLNVLARMMRPMSDQVQIKVTMNDEDMDTYVFAVGTRKALVRLQKEMQDLSEFCSDKPKSGAKYGLPDSLAILSEMGEVTEGMMDTKMVHFLTHYADKIESVHFSDQFSGPKIMQEEGQPLKLPETKRTLLFTFNVPGSGNTYPKDMEALLPLMNMVIYSIDKAKKFRLNREGKQKADKNRARVEENFLKLTHVQRQEAAQSRREEKKRAEKERIMNEEDPEKQRRLEEAALRREQKKLEKKQMKMKQIKVKAM